The following are encoded together in the Choristoneura fumiferana chromosome 4, NRCan_CFum_1, whole genome shotgun sequence genome:
- the LOC141427123 gene encoding uncharacterized protein, whose amino-acid sequence MTNSWPVLIVYLFVCLQCSLQLLPLPDFIHPCSELSDECFTQATLDALPGIVKGIPEANVPTLDPLYLDKNISMKLPGNVKMTFHNGKLIGLGTCVPLKVS is encoded by the exons ATGACGAACAGCTGGCCAGTGTTGATTGTGTACTTGTTTGTGTGTCTTCAATGCAGTTTGCAGTTGCTGCCGTTGC CGGACTTCATCCACCCATGCTCCGAACTCTCCGACGAATGCTTCACGCAAGCAACCCTGGATGCGCTCCCTGGGATCGTGAAGGGTATCCCGGAAGCCAACGTTCCGACCCTGGACCCTTTGTACCTGGACAAGAATATCAGCATGAAGCTGCCCGGGAATGTCAAAATGACCTTCCATAATGGAAAGCTGATCGGGCTTGGTACTTGTGTGCCGCTCAAAGTATCGTAA